One window of the Octopus sinensis linkage group LG3, ASM634580v1, whole genome shotgun sequence genome contains the following:
- the LOC115209622 gene encoding uncharacterized protein LOC115209622: MKLEYFYDKKLIPLSDKNKLTKCNQITTRVIFIFILFAGLSQIGLGIGLLLSCRSNLENISCAFSLKAHPCTGLVIPTYLGCLVICIALFGFGFLGRRATAILLAIAMTAEIYFGLMSIYAEPVLFTDYFRVFNSVQICPQNSSSPDNLIKCWNGITQLYPYCFIYRNLIRTDCMQGYDLYFTQFNETLSSTNIEPCVTDISMAVSSIYTGYRYFAGPLMLLNATLCLLLVPGLDFLYQQNIELNESHVVSGPKELQRQNISSSV; encoded by the coding sequence ATGAAGCTTGAATATTTCTATGATAAAAAACTTATTCCACTTTCTGACAAAAACAAATTAACCAAATGTAACCAAATCACTACTCGGGTAATCTTTATCTTCATCCTCTTTGCTGGATTATCACAAATTGGTCTTGGAATAGGACTCTTACTCTCATGCCGCAGCAATCTAGAAAATATATCCTGTGCCTTCTCTTTAAAGGCCCATCCATGCACTGGATTAGTGATACCAACCTACCTTGGTTGTTTGGTTATTTGTATTGCTCTATTTGGATTTGGATTTCTTGGACGCCGAGCTACTGCTATCTTACTAGCTATTGCTATGACTGCAGAAATCTACTTTGGTTTAATGTCAATCTATGCTGAACCAGTTTTATTTACTGACTATTTTCGAGTTTTTAATTCAGTCCAAATATGCCCCCAGAATTCCTCCAGCCCAGATAATCTTATAAAGTGCTGGAATGGCATCACACAATTATACCCATATTGTTTTATCTACAGAAATTTAATAAGGACAGACTGTATGCAAGGATATGATCTTTATTTCACACAATTTAATGAAACTTTATCATCAACAAACATTGAACCATGTGTCACTGATATTAGCATGGCTGTGAGTTCCATTTATACAGGTTATCGATATTTTGCAGGTCCTCTTATGTTGCTAAATGCCACGCTCTGTCTTTTACTAGTTCCAGGTTTAGATTTCTTATACCAacaaaatatagaactgaatgaaTCTCATGTGGTTTCAGGACCAAAAGAACTTCAAAGACAAAATATTTCTTCATCTGTATGA